A window of the Gemmatirosa kalamazoonensis genome harbors these coding sequences:
- a CDS encoding aldo/keto reductase, translating into MEYRDLGRTGWRISAVSFGAWAIGGDVWGRTDDAESLRALHRAVDLGVNFVDTADVYGDGHSERLVGRLRRERREEIIVATKAGRRLNPHVAAGYDRANLTAFVERSLANLGCDAIDLLQLHCPPGEVYEMPEVFGILDDLVTAGKLRFYGVSVERVQEAVRAAEYPNVQSVQIIFNMFRLRPAEEFFPVARARQVGILARVPLASGLLSGKYRADTEFAPTDHRTFNRRGEAFDVGETFSGVDYARGLEAVEALRPLVPNGATMAQLALRWILMHPEVTATIPGARDAAQVEGNVHALDLAPLSAQTMARVGEVYDQYLREAVHPRW; encoded by the coding sequence ATGGAGTACCGTGATCTCGGTCGCACCGGATGGAGGATCTCCGCCGTCAGCTTCGGCGCGTGGGCCATCGGCGGCGACGTGTGGGGGCGGACCGACGACGCGGAGTCGCTGCGCGCGCTGCACCGCGCCGTGGACCTCGGCGTGAACTTCGTCGACACGGCCGACGTGTACGGCGACGGACACTCGGAGCGGCTCGTCGGACGGCTCCGACGCGAGCGGCGCGAGGAGATCATCGTCGCCACGAAGGCCGGCCGGCGGCTGAACCCGCACGTCGCCGCGGGCTACGACCGCGCGAACCTCACCGCGTTCGTCGAGCGCTCGCTCGCCAACCTCGGCTGCGACGCGATCGACCTGCTGCAGCTCCACTGCCCTCCGGGCGAGGTGTACGAGATGCCCGAGGTGTTCGGCATCCTCGACGACCTCGTGACGGCGGGGAAGCTCCGCTTCTATGGCGTGAGCGTGGAGCGCGTGCAGGAGGCGGTCCGCGCTGCCGAGTACCCGAACGTGCAGTCGGTGCAGATCATCTTCAACATGTTCCGGCTGCGTCCGGCCGAGGAGTTCTTCCCCGTGGCGCGCGCGCGGCAGGTCGGCATCCTCGCGCGCGTGCCGCTCGCGAGCGGGCTGCTCTCGGGGAAGTACCGCGCCGACACCGAGTTCGCGCCGACGGACCACCGCACGTTCAACCGCCGCGGCGAGGCGTTCGACGTCGGCGAGACGTTCAGCGGCGTGGACTACGCGCGCGGGCTCGAGGCGGTGGAGGCGCTGCGGCCGCTCGTGCCTAACGGCGCGACGATGGCGCAGCTCGCGCTCCGCTGGATCCTGATGCACCCCGAGGTGACGGCGACGATTCCCGGCGCGCGCGACGCGGCGCAGGTGGAGGGGAACGTGCACGCACTCGACCTCGCCCCGCTCTCCGCGCAGACGATGGCGCGGGTGGGTGAGGTGTACGACCAGTACCTCCGAGAGGCCGTGCACCCGCGATGGTGA